The Myripristis murdjan chromosome 17, fMyrMur1.1, whole genome shotgun sequence DNA segment tatatatatatatatatatatatatatatatatataaaatgatcTTTGCAGTagattttgaggaaaaaaaatgtaatcaaatgaCATAAACATTTATAGCATTATATGGTAATGCAACACAACTGGCTCAACATCATAAGAGCAAAAGAGGTACAATGTCAAAAGGTCATGCAGAACAAATTAATTACATGGTAAGGTATGGTAAAGCTTCAGTAAGTCTATCAAAAACATTGGCAGTAtaagtctgcacacacacacaaacacaaacacacacacacacacacacacacacacacacaatcaaaaaaaaaaaaaaaaaaaaaaaatctgttcactAGTTGGTCTAAATTGTGACTTCCAGTATCCACAAATACACTGCAAATAAGATTCAactttgggtgttttttttttttttcctgaaaccaATTATACAAATCAGTTGTACACATAGCCCAATCCCTCCCTCTCCAAGTAAAACCAGTTAACCAATCAATTAATGTAGGCCGATTTCGCTTGCTATTAAGAGTCATTTACTGAGGGCTGCGGTATACTGTGGCAGATAATCAGCACCGTATTTGATTATCCATCGAGAAAATTATTCATTCTCCAGTGTGAGCAACTGGCGGGTTAGAGAGATTATTTCTGTTATTATGGAGCTGAATGGCTTGGCCAATGGCCTCAATCCGATTTATCcctatcagagagagagagccactgTTGTGAACcataagtgtgtgtctgtgggtccgtgtgtgcatgcacgtgtttACATTTGCAAGTGTAATCTAGTTTAATTAAGCTGTTTGCAATTTCAAAGatattttctttgcatgttGCAATTATTCCCATCAATTCTGGAATAATGCAACACAGTAAATTTGCCAGTGTTGCTAAGAGTTGATTCTTCAGTAATAATTGTTTGGAACTGGCGAGTGCTGTCTGTTCACTCGCAGAGCTGATGCCACTCTGGGCCGGCTTTTCAGAATTATCTAAAAATGTTGAAGCTCTGATGGGTGTGGGCTTCTGTAAACACAAGCATAGTAATGATTTATACTCTCAAAGTTAAAATATACACTGACGATTTTTCCACAAGTATTGCAGGTATAATATTTTGTAAACTGAGTAAGCTTATTCTCATGACCCCTGTCGATCTTCCTGACACCATTGAAGTTCTCTAACTTATCTGATTGGGCTCTATGCCTCATCATCATTGTATATATCCAACTTTTTAAAGCAGTACTTTTGCTTCATTCTTAACTGTAattgttttggaaatgacaacCACTAACACCGATGCAGAACTGATTACATCAACACTTCTCCAGCAGTTACCATTGTATTACACCCTTCAACTCCACAGTTTTCcccaaatttccccttaagtagcttcaaagttaaagacaaacagcaaacaactttttttttcatgttgtgtgacgatgggccagatgcagcaacattttcttacatttctGTGAATCTTTGTCTTATCTTAGTTCCAAATGTGCCAAATGGTCTTAACCATCTAAATCTGCTCTTACCAAGGTGTGCTGAAGGAGCAGTCTCACCTGTTTGTAAAGTGGAAGTGTGTGGCTGCATTCCaatctactttttacttttagtatgtactgcagctgcccttacaaagtatgtagtgtagtatgcagtatgcatgcatagtattgggacacactacatacgtcaTCCATGAACTCGTGCTCATTTCCGCCGCCGTCTGTAGCACcacatgtgtgttgtgttgtcttccgTGTTGATACGTGGACATGGgttgtacacgcagctcagtcagtgcaacgtaacttccgctgcgcaaaggattgtgggtcagaatggccagagaagcatactgacatgcatactgcgaaatctgaccagGTGTAGTAGAACATcttggtactcttggcatactgcatctgacatactatgtatttggacatactaattatttttcttgcatactaaatagtatggtagtatgggtattggaacgcagggtgtgTCTGAACCTTTGTTATTAGGATAAGGTAACGCCCCCTAGACACTATATAAGGGCAGTTGTGCCATGTACAAAATACTCTGGTTTATGCCCAAGAAATGGAGGTGCCACCAAAACAAGGCTGAAAACAAGAAACAGCAGCTGAAATCAGAGTTTATTGTGAGGTTTGTGCTGAGCCAAGTCAATTTTCCCTTCTTGGGACAATAACTGTCTGAACCGAATGGAACTAATTCCAAGTACTgttgaatgaatgtgaaaaaagaaagaaaaaagaaaatgggattTTCCTGAGCATCAATGCTGGCATTCAAGGAAAGTCAAAAAGCcaaaaatggcaaataaaatCTGTGATGTGAATAGAAAACaactagatgtcttgtgcatcatttatacacatttctctgtaattcaacaggacatatttgggCTCTATATGGAAACGGTGGGATCTTCACtagcatttaaaataaaattctgtgggtttgaacaaagcagccTTCCTTTATGACGATGAACCAACCAGCAGAGCTGAAGAGGTTGAGATGAATCCTCCTTCACCAACTTTTCTGCAGAGCTCAGCATTTCTGCAGCTGGCATCTTTCAGCTCACCTTTCCAAGTGGCATCAGTCCCCAAAATTCAATCATAATCATGAAGTTACTCCTTTAATTTTCATCCCCAGTCTCAGTCTTAGTCTTATTATTGTTCTTCTACAAGTCAGTCTGTGTGCACATGGCTGAATGAATTTGTGGAATTCTTTGATTCAGCAAAGTAGTTGttataaaaaatgttattcattAAAGTGTGGCAAGAGCCAAAGACCACTAAATGGAAATGTGTTAGCATGAAGAAATAGGACTGCATAGTTGTGAAGACTTTTTGTGACATAAAGATAGAATCACACCAAAACATGAAGATTTTTTAAGATGCCATTTAAAAAATGGTAGGAAATTACAAATAACAATTGAATCAGAAATAATCATCAAAAGCTGTATTGCAGTGTAGTTTGatatttgaaaacatgtttgtgctAGACAGTGTAGCATGTTTCCAGTCATTATACagataaataatattaatacaatataaataatagTCTCCGTTTGAAGatatctccatctctctttgtcTATCTTTAGCACTTCAATATAGCAtagtaaaatatttaataaataaaataaaatacaaagagtTACTGATATACAGTATTTCATTTAACTTCACAGATGCCAGAATGGTACAGGAAATATGTGAagattactttattttacttctaAATATCTCAAAAGCTGGCAAGTTGATAAAGCTCCTTTTCAACAACCGTGCCCCACAGATCACAATATTTTCAGAGGGTTATCTTATCTTGTTACAAAACGCATAACACCTTTGGCCGCGTCTAGCAAAACTGGATCAGCTCTTTCACGCTGCATCCTCTCTCACAGCAAATATCAGATATTTTTCCAGCAGCACGTCTCGCACGAGGGGACAGGGAGTACCAGTGAGGAGCCGAGAGGAAATCGTCCCACACCCTGTGAGGCTGTGAGAAGGCGGCGGCCACCTCTGACGCTGCCTGGTTCTCCTCCGTGGAGATGCCCTCGTCCTctgtgcagacagagagagagacaggaagctTGAAGCTGTCATCTGGGATTTACATCACCACACCGCCACTTTAAAGACACAACTCTATACATATACAAGGACCTATGATATGCACATGCCTTGCTTCCCTTTCCATTCCTATTTATCCTTTTTACTTTATAGTTATATTTGATATTTCatgtttatattttagatttaaTCCCTATTGGTACTGCACACTGAATATTGTTGTACATGCACAATGACAACAGGGATATTCGTATCACAGGAGAATATAGGAGCTTTCTGTATTTCCAGATTCTTAATCATAACCTCATATGATGCTCCAATGCAAAAATACCTTATTGTATTTTGGATTCAATGCAGTTCAACAAGGTTATGCAGTCAACATGTAGGAGCAGACAAATGAGAAATGAACAGACAATGATGGTATCGCCATGAGAATATGACTGTTGATGCATTGgtgttgactgactgattgattgattgattgattaaatgaatacattaacccacagtatgaatacatcaGTGAATGCTGCCTCAGAGTATATATCTTTCTGTATTGAGGGTGATATTCAGTGTAAGATAAGCACAGTTGTAGCCCTGTTACATCAATAATGATGATATTTTGAAGCCTGTCCACTGTTCACACATATTGTtacaaatgttaaaaatttTCCAAAATATATTCGTC contains these protein-coding regions:
- the insl3 gene encoding insulin-like 3 (Leydig cell), producing MSAAKCLVSLMVVLVVGECGAHAQDRIKICGRELIRLAVSSCGNSRLRRSLPDFEFGHHHGNPHNDSFKLPVSLSVCTEDEGISTEENQAASEVAAAFSQPHRVWDDFLSAPHWYSLSPRARRAAGKISDICCERGCSVKELIQFC